In Bactrocera neohumeralis isolate Rockhampton chromosome 5, APGP_CSIRO_Bneo_wtdbg2-racon-allhic-juicebox.fasta_v2, whole genome shotgun sequence, the genomic window atttaatataataattatttagtgCTTTTTTGAAGATACTTCATTCGATGTATGATTCTAACCAAATGATATATAATACTGCTAAAGtatgtaattataaataaacattgtatttaacaaattttcacaataattttGTCAACTGTCTTACTAGAAATATCCAACTTATCGAGAGGCTTAGCTAGTCTGCTAATTGGTGGGTTATAATgacagttatttattttttttttaacttttaaaatttttatttaattccatttttaatgaaaaacaaaatattttgaaccaGATCGAATGTGATAATTTTTGGTGATGAAAAATGTTGCAGACATTGGAAAtgttgctttaaataaaaataataatattcgaaAAAGAGTTTACTCCAACTAAAGCGATGTAATTTTAAtcttaagttttaaataaataactaataacaATTAATGTCaattataaaaaacgaaaaattcgaaaatgacctattaaatttgaaatgaaatgttcaaatatgaattaaataaaaaaaaaaaaacgaaaaattccaaatgaaatgttcaaatatgaaaaaacgaaaaattcgaaaatgacCTAAAAATTTCGAACTGAAatgttcaaatataaaaaaagaaaaattcgaaaatttatataatgtttcacaaataataaaaatcgctGACTGAAAACATGTTAGAGTTTAGTTATAATGAATCAATTATAATATAACGATCCCCTATCTATAATAATAATGCCTGAGTTATGAATGGTTCGGAGAATTGTCatgataaatatattaaattatataatatgttaGGGCTTTTTTGAATGATTATGTTTGGCCTGTAATCTTCGCCGATTCGTCGAAGCTTCCGACGTCTTTCCTTTCCCCTTTCTATTTCCACGACATGTGTATATCCTTCCTATGTGTCTCCGCATGTTCGATAAGAACTTTCCCAACTTATCATATACTATATCAATATCAACTCGATCAACATCTTCATTATGCGAACGCTTATCCGTACTAAGTTGTATTCTCTTATTTGCTGCAACAACATCTATTGTTGTATTAATTGGACGACCTTTCAATGAGCTGGCAGCCATTTGGATATCACAGAGTATCCCACGCAGAGAGTTATTGAGATGCTCTAATCGCTGGAGATTAGTGTTAGTTATGTTGTcacttttatttgaattaaatgtgCTTGgcaatgtttttttgtaattggaAGCGTGGCCGAGTAAACGGTCAACGGTAAGAGCGTAAACTTGCAAATGCTTGTGCCAAGTACTTAAGGTGAGCTggaatttgattttgttgaattgtttatttttcgctttttattaTATGTTATAATCTAATGGATTATTGATATTATGAGTATGGGAAGATAAGCATTTCTTAATACTTTTTAGAGCGAAAAGCAAAGAAGCAATATAATGTGGGATGAGATAAAGATACATTtaaccaaaaccaaaatatcATAATTCATAAAGCAGACATAAACACCATAACCACAATCCAAATACCAAGTAGTGCTTAAACTAATAACTTGTGCTGATAAATTTTCAAAGCCTAATATAAACATTAGTcaattgtatacatatgtaagtctcCTTAGGGAGTTAATTATGagtcaaatattaataaagcgATAGCTGCAACTATTGGATAAAGTGATCTAACTCTATTCTTTTGAAAAGCTTTGGAGGTGGTtctgtgaaatatttttacacctCAAATGTCTAAATAGTCGGGCTGTTTTTACACTTCAAGTCAAGTTGAGGTtacttaataagaaaaaaaatatgttaccaTGATTGTTAACTTTGTAAGGCAGCTAGATGCAATAGTAGTAAGATCTAAGTAATATATGGCCCACCCATGATTATGGTTGAATAGccattacccgtctgaagaacaacgcAGCGGAAGAGTCTGATaaattaccggccgagctattcaaatatggcggcgaagaacaGATAAGGAGCAACCATcacaatctgcgctaactaccgttgaataagcctcctcaacatcgcatgaAATCTATTGAAAGTACTCTGTGAAAGGTCCATGAACAAACTTATTGGAACTCATCAGTGAGGCTTTAGGCCTGAAAAAACCACAACTGACCAGATAATCACTATGCGTAGAATCTTATAAAAGACCCGTGAACAGAGGATTGACACGCACCATCTCTTCATAgactttatgccgctatgtcggaatttggtatccccgcaaaagtaatacggccgtataaactgacgttgcgCAATaaaaaaagctccgtcaggatcgagatgggcctctccgagccgttcgatattaAACGacgtttcagacaaagcgacttcttcaacctactgtTGGAGGAAATAATTCGCGTCAGATCTGACGTATATTGAGAAGgtaaaatgttttatatgaGTGTACAGCGTcgctagttctgctttctccagactggataaggaagcggaGCAAATGGCTCTGGCAATGAACGAGGGTAAAACGAAATATCTATTGTCACTAAACaaaaagtcgtcgcactcgcgactaggctcccacgtcactgttgacagtcacaacttcgaagtcgtagataatttcgtctatcttggaacgaGCGTaaaaaccaccaacaatgtcagcctggaaatccaatgcaggataactcttgccaacaggtgctacttcggattaagTAGGCAGTTGGgaattaaagtcctctctcgacaaataaaaacaaaactctataagtcactcattattcccgtcctgctatatggtcaGAGGCagagacgatgacaacatctagtGAATCTACGCTACGAGTTTTTGAGAcgaaggttctgtggaagatttatggtcatttgcgtATTGaaaacagcgaatatcgcattcgatggaacgatgagctgtacgaaatatacgatgacattggtGGTCATGCCGACCGAATGGATAAGAACGGCTCTGTTGTAAGCagagtctacgccaataaaaaagaagaagaatatattaGGATATTATCGTATTGTCTTGAACAATAATCACTGCCTAAGGTTTCCTTGCAAACTTTGATCATTCACCTCGTGTgccagatatgtatatacatatatcctatAGTGGTATGTCCATATCGACGGTCACGACAAAAAAACGGGTTCTTGGTGAAAAAAAAGAAGTGAGCGAAATTTCAGGTATATTTCTTGAGAGAAGGCAGACCGAAAGACGAACCTAACTAAAGTGGATCAGCTCTTCACGGTGCTCATTTTTATATGCTATAAACTTTAGAAGATTTCCGAAGTTTTCTCCCGCGTGTTATaaacttcttggcaaacttaatatgtcCTGTTCAAAGTATAACAATAACATTACTTAAGTTGCCTTTATTTAATGATTATAGAGTAATTAAGAGTaagtacacatatatttaaaattataaaaaataaaataattatgtatattcaaaattcgctcaccaaaaaaaagaaacaattaatattaattgcGCTCGcttgaacttaattaaaattatgtccATAAATAAATCTCAATTATCGAAAACTGAACGCATAAATGACAAGATATGCAATTTTCTACGCTATAAGTCATGCAAGCCCAAGACATGCGTTGCATTTGTAATTGGCAGGGGACTTTTTGTACTCGGTGTGACATTTTACAGTGCGAGCTAAAGCAATTATGTATGCTTATCATGTGCAACTACAGAGAGCGTAAGTGAGAattaaattgcttattttttgtgtgtgtttttacttttattggaGTGTAGCGACTTGTGCGGTTGTGACAGCTGTCATGAACCGGTTTTTAGGAAACTCATTAGCAACTGTCAAGATAAGTGCAGTTATCTTTAATTTGTGCGAATTTTCTTTGAGTTTTTCCGAAGAATATTTAACTATTTCTtatttaaggattttttttaacatttgctGTTATCAAATCGTATTCTTGTATCAGTGTTAAGTATCAATTTATAGCAattgatttttaacaaaatgacattttcttataatatttatgatCCTATATGCCTTATCAGTGATTAGTATCAGATGTTGATCTTATGGCTTTAGTGATAAcctcaaattaaaataattatttataaagttCAAATTAGTTTGACagcaattaagttaatttatacaaattttgtgaTAACAATAATAATCTGTAAGCACTATAAATAGTTAGTGAGCATttgtgtatgcttgtatgtatgtatgatcgTGTAATCTGCAGCCAGTCACTTAGCAATATAAACAGAAAGTGAAAACACCgctattacatatttatttacttatttattccTTTATtcaattaagtatttatttgtttattttactttgttattgctttgttaTTGTCTTTACTCTAAGTAATTGATAGCACACTTAACAAGTCACAAAGCCGCATGTTGAACAATAcgagtaataataataataatgatattaCGCGAGCGACATCACATTCATACTCAAAGTAATTAATGCAAAAGCGAGCAGAAGCCAGAGTCGAAATgtcagtatgtatgtacagtgtaCAATAagttgtttgtaaatatttgcctTGTTAAAATTGCTGCGAGTAATCTTTAAAAAGAGTACACCCGGAGTACTCTCCTGAGCGTATAGTAGGAAATAGATTAATCTCCAGCACATATCTCTAGGATACAATTTAGCGTTCATGAGGCCCACATGAATGTTTTTAGAGTGTAATTAGAGATAGATTagttgaaaaatgttaaaaccgATTTAAACACTATTAGGGAAGAAGCTAGTattcttttgtaatattttcggaATAAAGAGTAAAATCGGCTCTTCGTAGAATATGTGTGCTGGAAGAAGGGCATTATTTCGTGCCATATGAAAAGATCAGAAGTGCCTTTAGTAATGCTTAGTGTTTTTAGTAGTTGCTTTGCGACTAATCGCAAGGACATTCAGTACTTGTCTTATTTgccatgtttttgttttttgttttttttttttttttatggcatATTACTTTTGTTCACTTATCAGCTGTGATAATTGCAAgttacgagagtataaaatgctcagtttcacccgaacttagcccttccttacttgttttcgtattttgttttaTGGAAATTACGTAAATTGTTGCCTCATTCAacgaacaaacaaacaaaattgtttatGCATATGATTAAGAGTtctaaaaggatttaagtaatGATAATGAGTAATGAAAAAAGgtctagaaaaaataataattataattaaagtgATTTATACGCTGAACAGGAAGTACTAAGTTTGGCATATAGCTCATAACACTCAGAAAAAAACATTGAGGGATCAATAaactatatatttgtatgtatatgtatataaaagatccGCGTTACTGTCTGtctatatacgcaaactagtccctcaatttttgacACATGGATATGAACTTTTGCGCACGTGCTTTTTCCTCATTTGCAAGAACCGCTGATATTGTGcttgcttgtatggaaatcaGTTTCATTCGATGATATTTCTTTAAGAAATTGGCCATGGATTatctccaaacaaattgttcagatcagattactatagcacataTGTAGATGCTATAAGCACTGGAAGATCGGAATCAGACTGGggtaaaaatgttttcctttgtcaatatacaagctgcgttccaaagtaaacaggactttttgaatctagcgatCCCGATAGCGACTAGTGCGTTATCGctatctgctatttttatccattgtccagtgagaatttcatgacatttcattgattggaagtgaagttattgcattttaagtgtcagtatgtttgtgttatcggtgcgaaaattagcttcgaacaaagagccaacattaaattttgttttaaaattggtaaaacttttaccgaaacgtttcaattgatgaaacaagttcatggcgatgattgcctatctcgtagcatagtgcacgagtggtttcaacgttttcaaagtggtcgtgaggacatactTAAATGACATGGGGGCCAAaaaaaatccgtgatcactggaatttctatcgaaactgtgcgtgaattcatcaaaagtcagccgaaattatcattgaaattcatggaaatggaattgaacatctccaaaacaccGATTTATCGAATTTTGACGGAACATGTGGGTTTACGAAAGgtatgtgcacggtttgttccgcataaattgactgacgaccaacaTTTTTCAGATtctaacattcgaaggacgattatttgaccaaaaatcacattttaaccattaaccactccccgtattcacctgatatggcaccgtgcgacttcttccttttcggtaaaatgcatttgcccatgaaaggaaagcgttatgcagacgtagaggccattccaAAGGTTTgcacgagctaaaacactcgttcgacatgattttggaccatgcaaaaagcagtattgaagcagaaggggactattttgaataaaataaattgattttgcgaaaaaaccatttgttctgtttttttttttaagtcctgtttactttgaaacacaccttgtatatgtatagctgctaactgaccaatcaaaataaagttaaagATCTTCTCtgctttaaggggttacatacagttagaattttcaaaaaatcaatttttttattttattttcttaatgtaaatatatttagaaatacacACAGAAAACTTCATATCCTTCCGGTGAATATTCTCGATGTCACACGCAAATATGaatagtctcaaattttaacatgagcttcataaatatattttttagtagttAATCGAAGATTACCGATCaccgatatatttttttttaatatttaaagccCGAAATTGTTGtctaaaatcgatttttttagaaaccgccatttttccaaaaaaatttatttctttattcctCCAACtaattactagatttaatattactttaacgaatttgtttttttttttttttaatttcagaggattctgagaccgcaaaacgtcttttttgaaaGGAACgcccggagatcagctgtagttcctttccaatttaatatttttactaatactaagtctgtGTActaatttttggatcaataaatttaaaaatttatcagaaaaaaatcaggaaaattcgcttttttcggctttttaagtgTATATAACCCCGTAAGAAAAGTATCTGTGAAAGCTATTACGGCTGCGGTGcggccgaagttaacgttttgtctgtttttttttaatatatgcgAAAGTAAATAAgttgaatttattataaaataggTTTTTGAACTGAAGTCATTAACTTCACGCAAAAATATAGAACTTCcttaaaaaaatgatattgcCATAACATTAAAATTTGAGTTCGATAAACAATTATCAGTCACATAAAAAGTATTTAGCAAACGAATTATGTGTGTACCCTCTCTCCAGCATTTCTAAATTCCAAACGAGCCATCTATTTGCGTGGGCGCGATTTCAACactttttaactatttattGCTATACACCGACTACCAGTTGCCGCTAATGCGCTCAGAAAAACGTGGTTgtataaatattgttatattagCCGGGTACAACTGAGTTCACGCATAAGCGTAAAGCGTAAAGCGTAAAGCTATTTTAATCGCGTACACACAAACTTTTGTTCGCCAGTTTTGGGTAAAAGCAATTGCTATACGAATTCAAGCGAACAGTTTTTTTCGTCGCTTTGTACGaaagctttaaaataaattaagagctGCTGACGTGCTTATATGCCGGCGCGCCGACCTTGCCGCTCACAGCCGCGCGCACTCTCTGCAATCGCACAAGCTAACGGGGATTCCACCGGCGCTGTGGCTGATTCATGCATatgctgaaaataaaatttgcgcgCGCACGCTGAACGCTTTGGGCAGAGGCCCGGCAAAACGCTCCAAACGCCACATAtccacacacacgcgcacaaaCAGTCACAACGAAGTAGCGATCAGCTGCTAACGGCGTGTTTAGTTagcatttttcgctgttaagcTTTCAATAAGTTAATTTATACGTACgagtatttataatatatacatacatacacatgtttgAAGAATTCGATTTATTTGTACAATTCGTTGAATATTTGCTTTTTGCTCCGGTTTTGTGACGTCTGCAAGTTCATTCAATAAAGAATTCTACGAAATTTCGATGATGTGTATACGCCATGGTGGGCGCTTGTCGTCTGTCGCATGCCGGCGATCGCTGATCGCTGCTGTCTCAGCGAGCGGGAAGGCAAATATAATtggttgttttatattttgtgcaTATCGTTGtcaattgtttgttgtttatttgcatTAGGCACGCAGGCAATCAGTTATATTTAGACGAATGTGCTCATAATAAGTGTAAGTATATGTAACGATTGGAAAAGCCCGCCTGACTGATATCAATTACCAGCAGCTACTAGTTGCATGTTTAGTTCGTGTTCGGGAGGGTGTAATGGCGCTGCCACacataactcacatattgtcACGGGCATTCGCATTTTTCTGCAGAATTAcgattgtacatacatacatacatagcacaTATGATTGTTTGTCCCACAAAAAGACAAATATTGCGACGGTCAAACAATTATTGGCTGTATTGAAAATGCTCAAATACTTAGAAATTGCACGAGCTCGCAAATTCTAGTAATTAAATGTAGTGACCCAAGTCACTTGGTCCAGGAAAAGCACAATTAGGTCACTACAATTTGTAGCAGCAagtaaaaggaaataaattacatatatgcAGAGTGAAGAGAAGCAAAAAGAAGAGAGCCATCTATGGGTGAAAGTGCGAGAATGTTTAAGCTTTATGTGTTTAAGCAGTTTGCACAGTGTGTTagtcaaaaatatcaaacaattaaattatgtaattaGAATGTAACATATgaaagaattattattattatatttttttttaatttcaaaataagagaaaatgttaacttcggctgcactaaAGCTATCACGCCCTTCAATGCttcaattgcaatttttatagcgttaaagtgtataaaaagtcttcatcttgattttgatcgatcagtttctatggcagctatgtatatgttttagTGACCGGATCTCTACAATTTACTTTGACATTATAGCGTTGTATTGGaaaataacccatgccaaatttctttaagatattttgttaagtaaaaaagtaatccatacaaggacttgagctTGATCGCTCCTTTGATATGGCAGCTTAAGCTATAGTACTTCGATAGTGGCGGTTTGGAGAAGTATATAAACTCTTGAGGAAAAAGCTAGCTTCCGTTTTGgcaatttcgatgtgaaagacgcacctcgctctggtcggcCTATCGttggaaaaatgacaaaaagttgtagaccaaaatggtacatatttgggttagtaaagttcattataaatatacaaaattagttgaactttgattaaaaatacgaaaatactttttcgagtACCCAATACTtcttaaaaactcatatttgataaaaaaaatattcaaaaacaatttttgtcgCTTAATTTGGTGAGAGTGTTTCACTGTAAGTAACCGTAGAAGTTGATAAGAATTTGGGCAGTGGGTGTGTAGAGCTTTTGATATTGCCAATAACTTCAGCGAGCTTTTGCTAAAAAaggtgttatttttgttatttaattatcACACGTTACTTGTCACTCCCGCACCATTTCACacaattttataaatgaatTAGTGTGCTTGATTTAACAATTATTGTCGATAGTGCTATTgaagcttttgaaaatattgagtgGGGTCAGTATTGACTATGTTCTTTTACGTAATTTATGTTCAATTATACTTGATCCAAAGTTAATATATGATTTTGTTGCATAATGTATTACTCTTCGGCTAACGAAGTTTCTATGTGCATTTTAAGCTAGTACTAAGAAAGCGAGAGAAGAAGCACATGCAGctggtgaaaatatttaatagatcAATGTAAAGCAAAATGGCGATTAAACACAAATGATAACATTATTTTTGGAACCATCACAATATGAAAGCGATAAAGAAATCGAAAAagtgatataaataaaatatgtttaatatataaataatattggagttacttacattttttcttCCGGCAACTTTTAGAAATGCATATGAGTGTTTGGAATAtacttttgacacatttttaGGACCCATAAAAGGTCTTAaggttttattttgttttgtgagATTGCCACGTAGTTCGCAAAGTATCtgaaattatatgtacatatgtgtaagtttctggatatatagtatatgtagcTTAAGTTGTTATATACTCTTGCaaaatatcaatgaaaatatcgatattttaaataatacatttttatttattaaatacaataaatgaaaaaataaattgactttTTTTCTGATTTACATGTGGATATGACcgctttatatttaaatttggtaaatatgtatatgtaactacATAGAAATGGCTAATTCAACAATATATTGATTATGAATGGACTACTATGTTGTCTACGATCTGCGATCAAATAACTTGTGAGCTCAATACCATGCTCTTCCATAAAAAACCTTCTCAAACGGTTAAGGTTTcaactaaaacacatatttttttgactttaaatgCTCCTGTACCGGAAATGGCGGCCCGATggccaagtttaaaatattttttttcaaaaatttcagaacaaaaatttttaataaaatattttattttttatatgagaaaaaagttgttgaaaaatgctgttttttacccgaggaaaccgaGGTAACCCCTTAACTGTCATCTTGTTGATATCAGAGTGGAAGCGAGAACAAAGGAATATAAACCGTGAATGGAACATTTTATCTTTGAAATTTCGCCaatatacacataaattttataactacGCAATAATAAACATTTGACTATTTCCTAATAATATTGCAACAAATCCTCAAAAGgattggaaaagtttttaagTATATTATTCTGCCGTgtgataaattaatgataacaaaaaatgcaaaacagtaAAGAAGGGAACAATAAACACTAATAATTGCAAAAAGAGTTCAAGCGAGAGACCACTACACAATCTACTTTGTTGCTTTGTCGTCTTTGTCTAGCTTCTCGTTTCCACTATGGCATCAGCTTAAGTATTTTATggaaatttgaatgaaaatagatccaaatgtatagaaaaattattctatgcgaaataatgtacatatcgtcacctaaaatgcaaaataacgtaacacacttttcataagtttacaagtAAAGGAAAAAAGTAGTAATAGAAATAACcattcatattgaaacaaaatttgagtctTAGTTATAAAATGGTAATATgttggttatacatatattggtttcATGTGACAGCggaagataaaaattttatgctacatatatgtaaatttcaattttattgatgatacattattatgaaatttatgtGACGATATGTGAAATAAGATTCTACTCAATTAGCCACTAAAATCTCCTCTCCTTTCGCATTAACTGCTTGTaatagtgttaaaaaaaatctaagtgGTGTACGCACCAAACAAATTATACTTATATAacaaaggtaaacaaaaaatttttcccttgGGTTTCTGATTTTGGACAATGAAGACACTGGAATTTCTATTTTATGCTCCTGCCTGAACGGGCCTGTTTTGCCCATACAAATATGAAAGAAATGCGAAATGAATTTCAACAAAagcaaattgtaataaaaaaaaactatttccttatttttggtATAGGAgaaactgaaattttatatgcaaaagTCAGACCCAAAAACTTTGTCATCCGGTGTAACCTGAATACGATAGTCTGTTGTTGTCAAGGTCGAAATtcaaacgcttattttgaggaaACTACTTGGTGACATACCCAGTGtgaaaattcgaaataatatctttttttaatatttttgcatatttcgataaaaataaaatactaaattttcaaaCGAATATTTCAAACAGTTTTCTAAAGcgtaaacgcgtttttctcaaaactacatgTTTCAAATTGGCTGCCCATGTAATGGATCGCTTTGACTTTTTCTCGATGTATATAACAAACGAACATTTCAAATGTTTATAAG contains:
- the LOC126759849 gene encoding uncharacterized protein LOC126759849 isoform X2 yields the protein MCARRVKARKQMWIQGVAKSDNTSANEQSEDVELTMKVQVVADIDNNSKASNVANISRLPECHMPATTTSPTSTRQLLRNLLSFTLITMLYLLLSLPAPSLIEAAPAPWSNACGYTLANDSANKQHVNRTAPRAKILCELRGNLTKQNKTLRPFMGPKNVSKVYSKHSYAFLKVAGRKNLTLSTWHKHLQVYALTVDRLLGHASNYKKTLPSTFNSNKSDNITNTNLQRLEHLNNSLRGILCDIQMAASSLKGRPINTTIDVVAANKRIQLSTDKRSHNEDVDRVDIDIVYDKLGKFLSNMRRHIGRIYTCRGNRKGKGKTSEASTNRRRLQAKHNHSKKP
- the LOC126759849 gene encoding uncharacterized protein LOC126759849 isoform X1, with the translated sequence MDAVTGAQRSASISSRSIKCIGDTQSIGMCARRVKARKQMWIQGVAKSDNTSANEQSEDVELTMKVQVVADIDNNSKASNVANISRLPECHMPATTTSPTSTRQLLRNLLSFTLITMLYLLLSLPAPSLIEAAPAPWSNACGYTLANDSANKQHVNRTAPRAKILCELRGNLTKQNKTLRPFMGPKNVSKVYSKHSYAFLKVAGRKNLTLSTWHKHLQVYALTVDRLLGHASNYKKTLPSTFNSNKSDNITNTNLQRLEHLNNSLRGILCDIQMAASSLKGRPINTTIDVVAANKRIQLSTDKRSHNEDVDRVDIDIVYDKLGKFLSNMRRHIGRIYTCRGNRKGKGKTSEASTNRRRLQAKHNHSKKP